One Centroberyx gerrardi isolate f3 chromosome 6, fCenGer3.hap1.cur.20231027, whole genome shotgun sequence genomic region harbors:
- the tbx4 gene encoding T-box transcription factor TBX4 has protein sequence MLQEKASAVTDDGMTRVQPGGEAELVPDPSRLGQSTASSIPSGNEPDQNIENIKVVLHERELWKKFHEAGTEMIITKAGRRMFPSYKVKVTGMNPKTKYILLTDIVPADDHRYKFCDNKWMVAGKAEPAMPGRLYVHPDSPATGAHWMRQLVSFQKLKLTNNHLDPFGHIILNSMHKYQPRLHIVKADENNAFGSKNTAYCTHVFHETAFISVTSYQNHKITQLKIENNPFAKGFRGSEEGDLRVSRLQGKEYPVISKNMVRQRLISSHSHLAGKLGAGVLTGHPQVLSSYQYETGGHLSNSDPQDPLSNHFPQTRDPGLLYHCFKHRDNARHLELGCKRPYLETSAAVSEDHYFRSPPSYESPLLSHPYCTEAITSREACMYGSMETESGSGDTDEPNPPSLNCNMWATMQPYPRYSVQTVEGVPYQPFTAHFTNTATVTSVVPHPSPSMTSRPQADLGVYNSATAQRGLPVIPPSSSSSSSSQPVPGSRDRSTHPPLYHRKPGSPLRPHRDFSAYPAQSTMSIRDPSYQYQMGLSSAGTHWTDS, from the exons ATGCTGCAGGAGAAGGCTTCAGCTGTGACGGATGACGGGATGACCCGGGTCCAGCCTGGAGGGGAGGCCGAGCTCGTTCCAGACCCATCGCGACTGGGCCAGTCCACAGCTTCCAGCATTCCCAGCGGCAACGAGCCCGACCAG AACATTGAGAACATTAAGGTTGTTCTTCATGAGAGGGAGCTATGGAAGAAGTTCCATGAAGCCGGCACAGAGATGATCATTACTAAAGCAGGCAG GAGGATGTTTCCTAGCTACAAGGTCAAAGTGACAGGAATGAACCCCAAAACCAAGTACATCCTGCTTACAGACATCGTCCCAGCTGATGACCACCGCTACAAGTTCTGCGATAACAAGTG GATGGTGGCAGGCAAGGCAGAGCCGGCAATGCCAGGCAGGCTCTATGTGCACCCTGACTCCCCCGCTACAGGAGCTCACTGGATGAGGCAGCTGGTATCGTTTCAAAAGCTCAAGCTTACAAACAACCACTTGGACCCTTTTGGGCAT ATCATCCTTAACTCTATGCACAAGTACCAGCCCAGGCTACACATAGTCAAGGCAGACGAAAACAACGCCTTTGGATCCAAGAACACGGCCTACTGCACTCACGTCTTTCACGAGACAGCCTTCATCTCCGTAACATCTTATCAGAACCATAAG ATCACTCAGCTGAAGATAGAAAACAATCCATTTGCCAAAGGATTCCGAGGTAGTGAAGAAGGAGATCTGCGCGTTTCAAGACTACAGGG GAAAGAGTATCCTGTGATTTCGAAGAACATGGTTCGCCAGAGGCTCATCTCCTCACATAGTCACCTCGCAGGGAAGTTGGGAGCTGGAGTTCTGACGGGTCACCCTCAAGTCCTTTCCTCTTATCAGTATGAGACTGGGGGCCATTTGTCCAACTCAGACCCCCAAGATCCTCTCTCAAACCACTTCCCCCAGACCAGAGATCCTGGTCTTCTTTATCACTGTTTCAAACACAGAG ATAACGCCCGACACCTGGAGCTGGGATGTAAGCGGCCATATTTGGAGACATCGGCTGCAGTCTCAGAAGATCATTACTTTCGTTCACCTCCTTCTTATGAGTCTCCGCTACTGTCTCATCCGTATTGCACCGAGGCAATAACCTCCAGAGAGGCTTGCATGTACGGTAGTATGGAGACAGAGTCTGGATCTGGGGACACAGATGAGCCGAACCCCCCTTCACTAAATTGCAACATGTGGGCTACAATGCAGCCTTATCCCCGCTATAGTGTGCAGACAGTGGAGGGTGTCCCGTACCAGCCCTTCACTGCTCACTTCACCAACACTGCCACCGTCACCTCTGTGGTACCACACCCCTCCCCATCCATGACATCGCGGCCACAGGCTGACTTAGGGGTCTACAACTCAGCTACAGCCCAGCGCGGTCTGCCTGTCAtacctccatcctcctcctcttcgtcttcCTCTCAACCTGTTCCAGGATCCAGAGATAGGTCAACCCACCCGCCTCTGTACCACAGGAAGCCGGGGTCACCACTCCGGCCTCACCGAGATTTCTCAGCCTATCCTGCACAAAGCACTATGTCCATCCGGGACCCTTCCTATCAGTACCAGATGGGGCTGAGCAGTGCAGGGACCCACTGGACTGATAGTTAA